Sequence from the Longimicrobiales bacterium genome:
CCGAGACACCGTGTACGACTTCGGGAACACCGTCCGGGCCGTCCAACCAGGCAGAGGCGTCGCGCAACACCATGTCGATGACCCGTCCGTCTCCGCGGGTGGCAGGGCGTCGTGCATGATTGTCGGGCGAACGGAAGTCGGGGCCGCTCAGCGCGCTGCCCATACCCAGTCCGGCGAACGCCTGGAGGGCGCGTCGACGCTTCAGTTGGACACCCGCGTCTTCAGTTCGTCGAAGAAGTTCAGGGCGATGTGCACAGGGGCTGCCTTCAGGTGGAGATAGAGTTGCCCCTTGTCGTCGGCCGAGCCACGAGCATAGAGGCGTCCGTCCCGGACTTCCGGCTCGAACGGGGGCGAATCCCAGAGGTCCAACGGCTCGGCAGGTTGCACGTCGTAGTGACCATAGACGAGGATGGCCGGAGCGTCGGGTCCGGCTTCCCGCGACTCTCCCAGGACACTGGGATGACTAGGCGTCTCGATGAACTCGGCCTCGAGTCCTCCGAAAACCATCTGAGCTCGTAGCCACTCGGCGCCATGGCGGGTATCGCCGTCGTGATCAGACCTGGCGCTTACGAACGGAATCCGCCGGAAGTCGAACATCTTCTCCGTGAAGCGCTGCAGACCAGCTCCGATGTACTCCTGAACGTCTCTCATCGGTGGTTTGGCAGCCTTTGGATTCATGCTTGCTCGAGCGTCCGCACAATATCCAGGGCTCGTGCGATGTCATCCGGGCTTACATAGAGGTGCGCACACAGTCGCACCCTTCGATTATTCCGCTGGGCACGCACCCGGATCTTCCCTTCCCATAGCGCGTCCTGTAATTCGTCCGCCGTCTTGTTCTCCAGGCCGAACGTGGTGGCCCCGCCAAACATGTCGGGATGCGTACTTGTATAGATGCGGGTGTTGGGGATTTCCTGAAGACCCTCATGCAACTGTGTGGTCATGGCGTTATTCCAACGCGCAATGCGCTCGACTCCAAGTTCGCGGTTGAAATCGAGGGCCGCCTTCAGTCCAAACAACAGGGCTGGGCTGCCGGTGCCATATTGCATGAATCGGAAGGCATCGTCTTCACGGTTGTCATAGTTGTAACTGCCGAGCGTGGCCCAGAGTTCTTCCTGCCGTGAGCGCTCGATGTACAAGATGCCGGTACCCTTTGGCGCCAGCAGCCACTTGTGTGGGCTGGACACATAAGCGTCACAGCCCAGGTCTTTCACGTCGACAGGCATTTGCCCCAGAACCTGCGCCCCGTCCACGATCGAGAATATGCCCCGATCTCGGGCCAATCGGCATAATTCCTTGGTCGGCAGCCGATGGCCAAAGCCCGAGGTTATCTGGGAGAACATGATCACTTTTGTTCTCCGCGTGATCGCATCCGCGAAGGCCTCCAGCACCCCTTCGGGGCCGTTTGCCACAGCCGTGTCCAGGTTGATCTCCTTCACGACGGCCCCGTATCTCTTTGCCATCAGCCTGAAGGGCCCGAAGCTCCCGCCGTGTTCCTGGTCGGTGAATATGATCTCGTCACCAGGACTATACGTCATGCCGTTCGCCAGGAAATTCATGCTCATGGTGGCGTTCTGCGTGAGGGCGACTTCCTCCATATCGGCACCGATGAAGCTGCCGACATCCGCGCGGATGTCTTCCCGAGGCTGATACCCCGTCAGTGGTGCGCCAATCGGAGTGTAGTAGGGCCAATCTGGTAACTCGGCCTCCAGGCGCCGCAACTCGTTCGTTTGTGCGTCCAAGACCCCGCGCGGCATCGCGCCGAGGGTGCCGGTGTTGCAGTAGGCAACTTCGGTGGGGAACAAGAACTCGCGCCGGGCGGCGGCGAAGACTTCCGCATCGTCGTCACCAGCCTTCGACGTGAAATTGCCGTTACTGCTGACTCCCGCTTCCAAGCCCGTGCGACTTGCCGCCAGCAACACTGCGCTACCGCTCAGCGAAAGGAACGCGCGTCGTCCCAATGAATCCGTCATGACGTCATCCCCATTACCCAATCCTTGGCTCGTTTACACTTCTAACCAACCTGGAGCCACCCAACTGGGGATGGAGTACTCGATCCGTCACCAGAGGTTGAACGCTCGCCGAGTTCAGACTCGATGCGGTAGCGGCTCAGTGGGGCC
This genomic interval carries:
- a CDS encoding M20/M25/M40 family metallo-hydrolase — protein: MNPKAAKPPMRDVQEYIGAGLQRFTEKMFDFRRIPFVSARSDHDGDTRHGAEWLRAQMVFGGLEAEFIETPSHPSVLGESREAGPDAPAILVYGHYDVQPAEPLDLWDSPPFEPEVRDGRLYARGSADDKGQLYLHLKAAPVHIALNFFDELKTRVSN
- a CDS encoding aminotransferase class V-fold PLP-dependent enzyme; its protein translation is MTDSLGRRAFLSLSGSAVLLAASRTGLEAGVSSNGNFTSKAGDDDAEVFAAARREFLFPTEVAYCNTGTLGAMPRGVLDAQTNELRRLEAELPDWPYYTPIGAPLTGYQPREDIRADVGSFIGADMEEVALTQNATMSMNFLANGMTYSPGDEIIFTDQEHGGSFGPFRLMAKRYGAVVKEINLDTAVANGPEGVLEAFADAITRRTKVIMFSQITSGFGHRLPTKELCRLARDRGIFSIVDGAQVLGQMPVDVKDLGCDAYVSSPHKWLLAPKGTGILYIERSRQEELWATLGSYNYDNREDDAFRFMQYGTGSPALLFGLKAALDFNRELGVERIARWNNAMTTQLHEGLQEIPNTRIYTSTHPDMFGGATTFGLENKTADELQDALWEGKIRVRAQRNNRRVRLCAHLYVSPDDIARALDIVRTLEQA